The following nucleotide sequence is from Trifolium pratense cultivar HEN17-A07 linkage group LG2, ARS_RC_1.1, whole genome shotgun sequence.
TTTGTACCAGCAGCAGCAAGAATCCACCACCCAAGTTGTTAGATTTTACTAAAATTGAAATATCTCGCCTCCCCACTGTCATCATTCTCGGACGACCTAACGTTGGAAAATCTGCACTCTTTAACCGACTCATTCGTCGAAGGGAAGCTCTTGTTTACAACACACCCAATGATCATGTCACCCGCGATATTCGTGAAGGTGTCGCTAAATTAGGTCACTTGCGTTTCAGAGTTTTGGACTCTGCTGGCTTGGAAGCTGAAGCCACTTCCGGTTCCATTCTCCACCGAACCGCTTCTTTCACTGCCAATGTATTGTCTAACTCTCACTCTTTACTCTTCCTCACTGATGGAAGAGCTGGACTTCATCCTCTTGATCAGGAAGTTGGAAAATGGTTGCGCAGGAATGCACCTCAAATTAAACCTATTCTTGTTATGAATAAATCTGAGTCACTTTTTGATTCCGATGACTCTCTTGCGTCTGCCGCTAATGAAATGTCCCGGTTAGGATTTGGGGATCCTATTGCTATATCTGCTGAGACTGGGCTTGGTATGCATGGCTTGTTTCTGTCTCTTAAGCCTGTTCTCGAGGACTATATGCTTCGTTTCTTGAATGGTAAGTAAACCCCAATTTACAATTTGTTGATAGTTTGTTTATGACTATACCTAGAGAAGAAGGGTTGTAATAGTTTGCACTTATCAACATTAAGTTCACTGTTGTATCGCTGTCTTATATCTTCTTTTCATTCTGCATTCAATTGTTATTCATCATAGATGAAAGTGCTCAAGAGAATAGTTGCGGTGATGAGACTAGTTCCGCAGAGGTTGACGAAAGTAAACTGCCGTTGCAATTAGCAATTGTAGGACGGCCCAATGTTGGTAAATCAACCTTACTAAATACATTGTTGCAAGAAGAGCGTGTTCTTGTGGGCCCTGAAGCTGGCCTGACAAGAGATGCAATCAGAACTCAGTTTGAATTTCAAGGAAGAACAATTTATCTGGTAAGTTTTTGTTTTGGACTTCTGGTAGTGTTGTTAGAGTTGGAAACTGACTGGATTTAAAGGAATACATTTTGTAGGACGAATACATAGTAGTTATTTGTTTCTCTAACTGACCTTCAAATTAGATATTACTTTCACACGTTTCTTTTCTGAATTATGTGTGCGTTCGAGGGACGTGTGTTTCTTTGCCGCACGTAGCCTTGACGATATGCAATTTTGCAAGTCTTGTCTGTAAAGTTCATAATGCCCTTTATATACATCATCAGGGGAAGTATTGCACAATTTGTCAAGCACTCAAGCATGTTCAGCTAAAAGACCAACTTGCTACAATTTTGATTTTCCTTAGTTTTAAATCTCTATTTTTAACACATCAATTGCATATTTAATTGTCAACCATGCTGCTTCATGGTTGTAAGCATCCAAATTAGTATTTTGATTGAAGTTGCTTAATTTAATTGTCAAATTGAACAGGGTCCGCTTTAATATATATGTAATAAACCGACCAGACCCGTAAAATAACTAAGGTGTACATAAGAATAAAGAGGCAATGTGATACAGGGAATTGTGAACCAgtgagataaaagaaaaaagacaacCACCTAGGTAACGAATTGTTGAGTTGGCTTTAGGGGGGCTAGTGGGGGTGTTATTTGGTTGCAAAGGGGAGCAGTGTTAATTGGGGGGAGATAAGGCTGGAAATAGTCGGGATTCTTTTGGAGAGACTGAGCACTCTCTAATTGCCTGACTATTTTGTTTACTCCTCTCTTCTacattcttttcattttctagTACCCAATACTTGATGTCACCTAGATAGATTCTTTGAGCAATTCCTTCTTGTTTCATGGGTGGTCCTTTCCTTTGTAAAGCACAAGTGTCTCGGAGAACCATTGATCAAGGCCTTGCAAAATGAAGGAGAGGGgtattatatataattgtacAATACAACAATGTCtggaagaagagaaaaaattaacttttattcGAGGgaattaatttgaaaaaattaacttgCATTTCTTAGGAGCCCAATGGGTTTCCCCCAAGGAGAGAGAAGGGTCATGCTATCAATCTAAAGATAGAGAAAGTGGAGGTGCAATGCCGTGAATTGTAACCTAGGTAGAGAATTGGAAAAGGTCTCCAGTAACTGCTGTGTTGCCAGTAAGGCAGATAGTGGATGTGTGACTAAGGGGCATAGGGTGAGAGTGTGAATTGGGGGAGATATTATGGAATTAGTCGACAGTCTTTTGGATAGAATATGTTGGTAGGACCCGATATCTCTGATTGCCCTGgctattttgttttcttctttcttctttattCATCTTTTCATTTTAAAGAACCCATAACCTGATATCACTTTGATACAGGGCTGAAGTTCTTTATCATTACAGtgaatttttcctttttgttatCTTTCATTTTTCAGTATCTATCATAAACTCAAAGTAAACATTTAATATTGAAACTCCCATTACATTCTTAAAATTTATCATGTTTTCCTGTCATTCAGGTTGATACCGCTGGTTGGTTGCAGAGGACAAAACTGGAGAAAGGAGCATCATCCTTGAGCATTATGCAATCAAGAAAGAGTCTACTCCGGGCTCATATAATTGCTTTGGTACTAGATGCTGATGAGGTATGCCACTTATATTGCATGTTTCAGACAATGGTGCCAAAATGTGATATAATCAACCAATATATTAGCATGCTTAGTTTATATGCATTGATGTTTATTGTTCTAATTTAGTTCACACATTTATAATAATTGAAAACATGTTTGAGCCGATTAAAATGTAATTGTTCTAGTAATTCGTTTATCTGGTGCAAATTTTGAATCTACTAAGATTTTTGGATTTTGCTGATTGTTTTCCCAAatactttttcattttcattgaagACTCAATCAATAGTTCCAGGGTGGTTTGTTCTCTCTGATGAAAGATATATGTATCCTGCTTCAGTCCCATAATTTTTGGTTTACCCCTTAATTGAAGTTATCTTGTCCATTATTATGCACTTGGTGCTTTTATGGATGTGAAGTATGTGTTGTGTTTGTAACACCCTCTATTAAAAACGGAATCAATCGGAAAGGTCTCTCTTCCATAATTTCCAGGTATTAATTAGATATTTAATCTTGtgttataagatttttttattggaaCATCTATGTTGACCAGATAGTAAATGCTAAACGAAGTATGAAACATGCTGAAGTAGTTATAGCCAGACGAGCCGTGGAAGAGGGACGTGGTCTGGTTGTGATTGTGAACAAGATGGACCTTCTAAGGGGCAAAAACAAATCATCATCCTACGAGCAGATTCTCGAGGCTGTTCAACACGAAATACAGACAATTATACCTCAGGTTTGCTATGTAGTTATGAGCTTCTATAAATTGGACTATTATACACGATGTTTAAAATGTTTGCCTTTTTCAAAATAGACGTAAAAATTATGTGTTTTGACATGAATATGATATTAAAATAGATacagttgaaattgaaaacaagaACAAACAAAATCTGTGAGGTTACCGACTTATCATACAGTCCCCGGCATATCTATTTCTTTGCTTAAGTGAATGAATAACAAACTTTACCCATTGTTTGTATTGTGATTTACCATTGAGTATTGGCAATTTTCAACAGGTTACCGGAATCCCAGTAGTATTCATTTCAGCATTGGAGGGAAGGGGCCGTACAACTGTCTTGCATCAGGTCATTGATACATACGAAAAATGGTGTACAAGACTATCTACAGCTCGTCTTAACCGATGGTTGAAAAAGGTACAAGCTGCTTCAATTGCCACTATGTGCAGAGTAAAACGTGCAATTGGTAGTAAATATTCTTTCTCCTGGCTGTTTTTGATCAGGTTATGAGTAGGCATTCTTGGAAAGACCAGGCAGCACAGCCTAAGATCAAGTATTTTACTCAGGTTAAGGCTCGACCACCTACGTTTGTTGCATTTGTGAGCGGGAAGACTAAGCTTTCTGATACAGACATCAGGTTCTTAACAAAATCCTTGAAAGATGACTTCGATTTGGGTGGAATTCCTATACGGATCATGCAACGTGCTATCGCTAAGAAAGATGCCGGTGGAAGTAGCAAGAGTAGCCATCCAATAGGCAGAGTGACTGAAAGGGTCAAGTCTGACAAGAGAGATAGAGGCGACTTAGTTGAATCAAAGGCATGATCATCTCCCCATTCTGCAAATAATTGCAAAAGGAAGCTTGGATACCCTCTAATTATAGACCCTTTGTTTTCATACTTTGGAAACTCCGAACAAGTGTTTGACTGAAGGAAATATTTCTGACTTCTGCTTGTGCCGCCCGGGACTACGGTAAACAATATTACAAGCAAAGGGCTATTAGATGCccacttttattaatttttagttttatttttccgTGCATAAACTTGACCCGGAATTCTTGAACCACTTGTGGTAATGATTTAAGCACAATTTCAAATGTGCTGAACTTGTATATACATAAGACTAGAACTAAAATATGATGGGTTGGTTTTAGTTATAAAATATTATCTCATGCCATGATATAACAGAAATAGTTCTGGGACAAAATGATTGTGAATCGGTGTTAAATGTTTGCCATGGCAACCAAATAAGAGGCGAATTaagtgattattattattataaattttaaatagttCTGAGCTATTATTTATACGATTTGATTACTTGAATAATTTTGAGACAAATAGAGACTCTAATTTACAggaattaaaacaaaatattcatgCTATAAAGGAATCAAACAACTTAAACAAAAATTGGGAGTTTGAAACTCCATTCAATCGGAAACCATATTCATCTCATATTAGTTTCAGAATGGATCTAGGAAAGCGAATTGTAGATAAAAGCTCAAGTATATTTAAAgggaaatttttattaatctcTGAACCAAAATGATTATTAAAGATTTACCTTAGTCTAGTCTGTGTAGAAAACATAGGTAGCAATAAGCAACCCCCAAATGGCATTGGGAAATTTGGAGAATCAATGGTCTATATTCTATATAACTGAAGAAACATTTGATTATTTATTCattctcttattttattaaagAGCTTTTTTCTAAAGGTGCAAAAGTCATAATGTGACCAGTATTTATGGCAATGGCAATACAGTGTAAAGAATCAATTGTATTGTTGTatgtaaaaacaaaagaaacataaaaaattgtgtCTCAAGAAGGGCACAACACAATACAAAAAGTGAGAGGATAGTAGGAGGATTAAGCATCAAGTATATTACTAATGGAAGCAATTCAAATTCAATGATTCCCATTTCCCAACCCAATATCAAGCTGGTACCCCCATGGATTGTTGCTTGCCCAGTTCCATTGGTCTCTGCACATCTCCTCTATACCGTATTTTGCCCTGTGAGTccatcataaataaataatgcaCACTCCTTTATtagttaaattaattaaaaagaatgcaATAATCCAAGTAAGTATGTAGAGTACTACTTACTTCCAACCAAGTTCATTTTCCGCCTTGTGTGTAGATGCATAGATAGCAGTAGCATCTCCGGGCCTCCTGGGACACATTTTAATAGGGATTTTCTGCAAAACGAACGAATCCAAGAGCCAAATTGAGAATACAATACTTTCAGAAACAGATATATGTGACAGAAGAAcagaagatatttttttttaaaaaaaccttGCCAGAAGCCTTTTCAAATGCAGCAACCATTTGAAGCACTGATGTCCCGCGTCCGGTTCCCAAGTTGTAGGCACTACAAcctaattaataataacaattaagtCCCTGTTAGCTCTAATctacaattaaaataaacaagaaacgtttatttatttaaatagaaaagaaagtaaAGTAGTAGGTAGGTACCAACCGATTTTTTCTGTCGCAAAAATCTTTTGCAAGGCAGCAATGTGACCAT
It contains:
- the LOC123910804 gene encoding GTPase Der isoform X1, coding for MSNYNLFLLWCTRHTRIFSNRGFCTSSSKNPPPKLLDFTKIEISRLPTVIILGRPNVGKSALFNRLIRRREALVYNTPNDHVTRDIREGVAKLGHLRFRVLDSAGLEAEATSGSILHRTASFTANVLSNSHSLLFLTDGRAGLHPLDQEVGKWLRRNAPQIKPILVMNKSESLFDSDDSLASAANEMSRLGFGDPIAISAETGLGMHGLFLSLKPVLEDYMLRFLNDESAQENSCGDETSSAEVDESKLPLQLAIVGRPNVGKSTLLNTLLQEERVLVGPEAGLTRDAIRTQFEFQGRTIYLVDTAGWLQRTKLEKGASSLSIMQSRKSLLRAHIIALVLDADEIVNAKRSMKHAEVVIARRAVEEGRGLVVIVNKMDLLRGKNKSSSYEQILEAVQHEIQTIIPQVTGIPVVFISALEGRGRTTVLHQVIDTYEKWCTRLSTARLNRWLKKVMSRHSWKDQAAQPKIKYFTQVKARPPTFVAFVSGKTKLSDTDIRFLTKSLKDDFDLGGIPIRIMQRAIAKKDAGGSSKSSHPIGRVTERVKSDKRDRGDLVESKA
- the LOC123910804 gene encoding GTPase Der isoform X2, which translates into the protein MLQNDNRGFCTSSSKNPPPKLLDFTKIEISRLPTVIILGRPNVGKSALFNRLIRRREALVYNTPNDHVTRDIREGVAKLGHLRFRVLDSAGLEAEATSGSILHRTASFTANVLSNSHSLLFLTDGRAGLHPLDQEVGKWLRRNAPQIKPILVMNKSESLFDSDDSLASAANEMSRLGFGDPIAISAETGLGMHGLFLSLKPVLEDYMLRFLNDESAQENSCGDETSSAEVDESKLPLQLAIVGRPNVGKSTLLNTLLQEERVLVGPEAGLTRDAIRTQFEFQGRTIYLVDTAGWLQRTKLEKGASSLSIMQSRKSLLRAHIIALVLDADEIVNAKRSMKHAEVVIARRAVEEGRGLVVIVNKMDLLRGKNKSSSYEQILEAVQHEIQTIIPQVTGIPVVFISALEGRGRTTVLHQVIDTYEKWCTRLSTARLNRWLKKVMSRHSWKDQAAQPKIKYFTQVKARPPTFVAFVSGKTKLSDTDIRFLTKSLKDDFDLGGIPIRIMQRAIAKKDAGGSSKSSHPIGRVTERVKSDKRDRGDLVESKA